From a region of the Hemibagrus wyckioides isolate EC202008001 linkage group LG14, SWU_Hwy_1.0, whole genome shotgun sequence genome:
- the nudt22 gene encoding uridine diphosphate glucose pyrophosphatase NUDT22 codes for MDSEVSVMLHCAPAQGFEEHQVQAEISSRFNRRSLPEIEKHIEAVWKERVTREPWLFNGAKFRLHSAELFTTPPQICTDPPSPSETAQADKQFPSCGEGEHASQTERQTSSVNTNSEKSSCCREAAGEPPKDVRPSEADKAILRLQLGLTCYKDFLGTNWSEEAVNLQQRGRLEVGDPQALLAQPLGVGAVLVTSDGQVVMLRRSQRVAEAAGLLDIPGGHPEPKAVCQGVSEEDISVDLMQGCQRAVVAEIFSSVCAEVRDEVNIPLDSLSAPVLMGIALNHTSAGRPSAEFYIRCSLTTEDVKDFYQRGGPEAHESTDIVFLSKAEMLQLDVKAPLWSELCPSAKGAVLLYQLVRPDQS; via the exons ATGGACTCTGAGGTGTCTGTGATGCTTCACTGTGCTCCAGCTCAGGGCTTTGAAGAGCATCAAGTACAAGCAGAGATATCCAGCAG GTTCAACCGCAGAAGTCTTCCTGAGATCGAGAAACATATAGAGGCGGTGTGGAAGGAGCGAGTGACCAGAGAACCGTGGCTTTTCAACGGGGCAAAATTCAGACTGCACTCAGCAGAACTTTTCACAACACCTCCTCAGATATGTACAGATCCTCCCTCACCGTCCGAAACAGCCCAGGCTGACAAACAGTTTCCTTCCTGCGGCGAAGGAGAGCACGCCTCTCAGACGGAAAGGCAAACCTCGTCGGTTAACACAAATAGTGAGAAGAGCAGCTGCTGTAGAGAAGCCGCAGGAGAACCCCCGAAAGACGTGAGACCTTCAGAGGCGGATAAAGCGATCCTCCGATTACAGCTGGGTTTGACGTGTTATAAAGACTTCCTAGGGACCAACTGGTCAGAAGAGGCCGTGAACCTGCAGCAGCGAGGACGGCTGGAGGTGGGAGATCCTCAGGCTCTTCTGGCGCAGCCTCTCGGGGTCGGTGCTGTCCTGGTTACCTCCGATGGACAGGTGGTGATGCTGAGAAGGAGTCAGAGAGTCGCAGAGGCAGCTGGGCTCTTAGACATACCCGGTGGGCATCCTGAGCCTAAG GCTGTGTGCCAGGGGGTGAGTGAGGAGGACATCAGCGTGGACCTCATGCAGGGCTGCCAGAGAGCCGTCGTGGCAGAGATCTTCTCCTCCGTGTGCGCCGAGGTCAGGGATGAG GTGAATATTCCACTCGATTCTCTCAGCGCACCGGTTCTGATGGGAATAGCACTGAACCACACCAGCGCAGGACGACCCAGTGCAGAGTTTTAcatcag GTGTTCTTTGACGACGGAAGACGTAAAGGATTTTTATCAGCGCGGAGGCCCTGAAGCTCACGAGTCTACAGATATAGTGTTCCTGAGTAAAGCG GAGATGCTGCAGTTGGATGTGAAGGCGCCATTGTGGTCAGAACTGTGTCCGTCAGCCAAAGGAGCCGTGCTGCTGTACCAACTAGTGAGACCCGATCAATCTTAA
- the si:ch211-107m4.1 gene encoding heterogeneous nuclear ribonucleoprotein U-like protein 1 produces the protein MLLEDVKKLKVSELRAELRDRGLDPKGLKAELVARLVSAIQTTEPEQSLDLNLSHTESVQTAQETPELTSQTDATSTGPTSVTASGDKQQTWEQNQSRVEEIWRKTRSCVDQSTQTENDPTGSVSQSVCSCSNRRGEEEEKEEEQCKPQCVPSSSSVSSDVHQEEVQSTPLDGHQLPHVAPVMAANGTEKQDESWNVSRPEEERGRDYYEFKEEIQYMRAKTPEPNPASEDEMDIDDDNVRLDPYNSDLHFEVSADGSSGQPLLWEKFPLLHSGCRLTHGFIRGKVGFEVKYVKRLSAASVTCISPEPHVLRVGWSVDGSSLQLGEEELSFGFDGAGKAVTGGKMEDFGEPFSEDDVIGCYASISDGGETELSFSKNGLFLGVAFRLAGSVLSGRALYPHILCKNCSVSLNLDPQGVTWYPGPPGYCSLPMLPSAHRAQSPLPPSHRKDCEVLMMVGMPGSGKSHWAESHVAKNPEKRYNVLSTNSVLHSMRLPSPEHKNLILQQATQCLTHLIRIAATKRRNFILDQANIYPSAQRHKLLRFSGYQRKAVVLVPSDEEWKRRLQQKEQSEGAVLPEISLLKSKASFTLPEQGNLLEDILFVELCREEAQKLLTSYKEEATRLLPTPAKRKRQKKRLHKRHGDSHGLSQGCSQYVQQPLWGCHKQNGWNYSAFSQPYGYNSDPQTYRDYYQPCTDQWNLGNQNQSYYANQSYYFGNQTFW, from the exons ATGTTGTTGGAGGACGTGAAGAAGCTGAAAGTGTCCGAGTTGCGGGCCGAGCTGCGGGATCGAGGGCTCGACCCAAAAGGGCTGAAGGCTGAGCTCGTGGCTCGTCTTGTGTCAGCGATCCAGACTACAGAACCTGAACAAAGTCTAGATTTAAACCTTTCACACACGGAATCTGTCCAAACTGCACAGGAGACTCCTGAACTAACATCTCAGACTGACGCCACATCGACCGGACCTACATCTGTCACAGCTTCAGGAGACAAACAGCAAACTTGGGAGCAAAATCAATCACGTGTAGAGGAGATCTGGAGAAAAACACGGTCTTGTGTCGATCAgagcacacagacagagaatgaCCCTACAGGCAGTGTCTCACAGTCAGTCTGCAGTTGCTCTAacaggagaggagaagaagaagaaaaagaagaagagcagtGTAAACCCCAGTGTGtccccagcagcagcagtgtgagCTCTGATGTCCATCAGGAGGAAGTCCAGTCTACACCACTGGACGGTCATCAGT TGCCCCACGTGGCTCCTGTCATGGCGGCGAACGGGACGGAAAAGCAGGACGAGTCCTGGAATGTCAGCAGACCTGAAGAAGAGCGGGGCCGGGATTATTACGAGTTTAAAGAAGAGATCCAGTATATGAG AGCCAAAACTCCAGAGCCGAATCCTGCAAGTGAGGATGAGATGGACATTGATGATGACAATGTTCGACTAGATCCCT ACAACAGCGATCTGCATTTTGAAGTGAGTGCGGACGGGAGCAGCGGTCAGCCATTACTCTGGGAGAAGTTCCCTCTGCTGCATTCAGGGTGCAGACTGACCCACGGCTTCATTCGAGGAAAAGTGGGATTCGAAGTCAAG TATGTGAAGAGATTGTCAGCAGCTTCAGTGACGTGTATCAGCCCTGAGCCTCATGTCCTCAGAGTGGGCTGGTCTGTGGATGGATCCAGCCTTCAGctag GAGAGGAGGAGCTGTCGTTCGGATTTGATGGAGCAGGCAAAGCAGTGACCGGAGGAAAGATGGAGGATTTCGGCGAGCCATTTTCAGAGGATGATGTCATCGGCTGCTATGCG TCCATCAGTGATGGTGGAGAGACAGAACTATCGTTTTCTAAAAACGGGCTCTTTCTCGGGGTGGCGTTTCGTCTCGCTGGCTCCGTCCTGTCAGGTCGTGCGCTCTACCCACACATCTTATGCAAAAACTGTTCAGTTTCCCTGAACCTGGACCCTCAGGGTGTGACGTGGTATCCTGGACCTCCTGGGTACTGCTCTTTACCGATGCTTCCATCTGCACATCGGGCTCAATCGCCGCTTCCTCCATCACACAGGAAAGACTGCGAG GTGCTGATGATGGTAGGCATGCCAGGTTCTGGAAAGAGCCACTGGGCAGAGAGCCACGTGGCCAAGAATCCAGAGAAGCGTTACAATGTGTTAAGCACAAACTCTGTCCTTCACAGCATGAGG ctgCCGAGCCCAGAACACAAGAATCTGATCCTACAGCAGGCAACGCAGTgtctcacacacctcatcagAATAGCAGCAACCAAGAGGAGGAACTTCATCCTGGACCag GCAAATATTTACCCGTCTGCTCAGAGGCACAAGCTGCTAAGATTTTCCGGTTATCAGAGAAAAGCGGTGGTGCTCGTCCCCTCGGATGAGGAGTGGAAGAGACGACTCCAGCAGAAAGAGCAGAGTGAGGGTGCAGTGCTGCCTGAAATATCGCTGCTAAAAAGCAAAG CGAGTTTCACCCTCCCAGAGCAGGGAAATCTCCTGGAGGACATCCTGTTTGTCGAGCTCTGCCGTGAAGAAGCGCAGAAACTCCTCACAAGCTATAAAGAAGAAGCCACACGTCTCCTACCTACACCCGCTAAACGCAAGAGGCAAAAAAAACGTCTTCATAAACGTCACGGCGATTCACACG GATTAAGCCAAGGCTGCAGTCAGTACGTGCAGCAGCCACTGTGGGGATGCCATAAACAAAAT GGCTGGAACTATTCTGCTTTCTCTCAGCCTTATGGCTATAACAGTGATCCCCAGACATACAGAGATTACTATCAGCCCTGTACTGACCAG TGGAACCTGGGTAACCAAAATCAGAGCTACTATGCCAACCAAAGCTATTATTTTGGCAACCAGACTTTTTGGTAA
- the smyd5 gene encoding histone-lysine N-trimethyltransferase SMYD5 isoform X2, protein MAAPLDDMFSRCVDPGKTANCVEVRFIDNVKGKGLFAKRPLKKGETIFIERPLVSAQFLWNALYKYKACEYCLRALETAEENARRLSALPALSLPHTELCKVRPELHQACPHCQVMYCSSECRQNAWDQYHQVLCLGPSHQDPDHPINKLQDAWRNVHYPPETSSIMLMAKMVAVVKQAQDKGRWQRLFSHFCSRAANEQEEIAHKLLGEKFQGQLALLRNLFTTALYDDHLSQWFTPDGFRSLFALVGTNGQGVGTSSLSQWVHACDALELPHQQREQLDAFIDQLYKDIDKETGDFLNCEGSGLFLLQSSCNHSCIPNAEASFPDNNFLLHLSALSDISPGEVRGGRGVA, encoded by the exons ATGGCGGCCCCCTTGGATGACATGTTTTCGCGGTGCGTTGATCCCGGGAAAACTGCAAACTGCGTGGAAGTCCGATTTATCGACAACGTCAAG GGTAAAGGACTGTTCGCCAAGAGACCTTTGAAAAAAGGCGAGACAATCTTTATCGAGCGTCCCCTTGTCTCTGCTCAGTTCTTGTGGAATGCCTTGTACAAGTATAAAG cgtGTGAGTACTGTTTGCGTGCTCTGGAGACGGCAGAGGAAAATGCACGCAGACTCAGCGCTCTGCCTGCCCTCAGCCTTCCCCACACTGAGCTTTGTAAAGTCCGGCCCGAGCTGCACCAGGCCTGCCCTCACTGCCAG GTGATGTACTGTAGCAGCGAGTGCAGGCAGAATGCATGGGATCAATATCACCAGGTCCTGTGTCTGGGACCTTCACATCAAGATCCTGATCATCCAATCAACAAGCTGCAGGATGCATGGAG gaatgtacacTATCCTCCAGAAACCTCTAGCATCATGCTAATGGCCAAAATGGTTGCGGTTGTCAAGCAG GCTCAAGATAAGGGGCGCTGGCAGAGGCTGTTTTCCCACTTTTGCAGCCGTGCAGCTAACGAGCAGGAGGAAATAGCACACAAACTGCTAGGAGAGAAGTTTCAG GGCCAGCTTGCTTTGCTGCGTAACCTATTTACTACAGCACTCTATGACGATCACCTCAGTCAG TGGTTCACTCCAGACGGATTTCGCTCTCTCTTCGCACTTGTCGGGACCAACGGGCAGGGCGTCGGCACCAG TTCCCTTAGCCAGTGGGTTCATGCTTGTGATGCATTGGAGCTTCCTCACCAGCAGAGGGAGCAGCTGGATGCCTTTATTGACCAGTTATACAAGGACATTGATAAAG AAACGGGCGACTTCCTCAACTGTGAAGGATCCGGTCTCTTCCTTCTCCAGAGCTCAT GTAACCACAGCTGCATACCGAACGCGGAGGCATCCTTCCCTGACAACAACTTCCTGCTTCACCTGAGCGCCCTGAGTGACATCAGCCCTGGCGAGGTCAGAGGGGGAAGGGGTGTGGCTTAA
- the smyd5 gene encoding histone-lysine N-trimethyltransferase SMYD5 isoform X1 → MAAPLDDMFSRCVDPGKTANCVEVRFIDNVKGKGLFAKRPLKKGETIFIERPLVSAQFLWNALYKYKACEYCLRALETAEENARRLSALPALSLPHTELCKVRPELHQACPHCQVMYCSSECRQNAWDQYHQVLCLGPSHQDPDHPINKLQDAWRNVHYPPETSSIMLMAKMVAVVKQAQDKGRWQRLFSHFCSRAANEQEEIAHKLLGEKFQGQLALLRNLFTTALYDDHLSQWFTPDGFRSLFALVGTNGQGVGTSSLSQWVHACDALELPHQQREQLDAFIDQLYKDIDKETGDFLNCEGSGLFLLQSSCNHSCIPNAEASFPDNNFLLHLSALSDISPGEEICISYLDCCQRDRSRHSRHKILRENYLFVCSCQKCMAQMDDTDVTSEDEDEGEGETEGDEMEDEMTDV, encoded by the exons ATGGCGGCCCCCTTGGATGACATGTTTTCGCGGTGCGTTGATCCCGGGAAAACTGCAAACTGCGTGGAAGTCCGATTTATCGACAACGTCAAG GGTAAAGGACTGTTCGCCAAGAGACCTTTGAAAAAAGGCGAGACAATCTTTATCGAGCGTCCCCTTGTCTCTGCTCAGTTCTTGTGGAATGCCTTGTACAAGTATAAAG cgtGTGAGTACTGTTTGCGTGCTCTGGAGACGGCAGAGGAAAATGCACGCAGACTCAGCGCTCTGCCTGCCCTCAGCCTTCCCCACACTGAGCTTTGTAAAGTCCGGCCCGAGCTGCACCAGGCCTGCCCTCACTGCCAG GTGATGTACTGTAGCAGCGAGTGCAGGCAGAATGCATGGGATCAATATCACCAGGTCCTGTGTCTGGGACCTTCACATCAAGATCCTGATCATCCAATCAACAAGCTGCAGGATGCATGGAG gaatgtacacTATCCTCCAGAAACCTCTAGCATCATGCTAATGGCCAAAATGGTTGCGGTTGTCAAGCAG GCTCAAGATAAGGGGCGCTGGCAGAGGCTGTTTTCCCACTTTTGCAGCCGTGCAGCTAACGAGCAGGAGGAAATAGCACACAAACTGCTAGGAGAGAAGTTTCAG GGCCAGCTTGCTTTGCTGCGTAACCTATTTACTACAGCACTCTATGACGATCACCTCAGTCAG TGGTTCACTCCAGACGGATTTCGCTCTCTCTTCGCACTTGTCGGGACCAACGGGCAGGGCGTCGGCACCAG TTCCCTTAGCCAGTGGGTTCATGCTTGTGATGCATTGGAGCTTCCTCACCAGCAGAGGGAGCAGCTGGATGCCTTTATTGACCAGTTATACAAGGACATTGATAAAG AAACGGGCGACTTCCTCAACTGTGAAGGATCCGGTCTCTTCCTTCTCCAGAGCTCAT GTAACCACAGCTGCATACCGAACGCGGAGGCATCCTTCCCTGACAACAACTTCCTGCTTCACCTGAGCGCCCTGAGTGACATCAGCCCTGGCGAG GAAATCTGCATCAGCTACTTGGACTGTTGCCAACGAGACAGGAGTCGTCATAGCCGGCACAAGATCCTGAG AGAAAACTACCTGTTCGTGTGCTCGTGTCAGAAGTGCATGGCCCAGATGGATGACACCGACGTGACCTCGGAGGACGAGGACGAAGGGGAAGGAGAGACGGAGGGGGACGAAATGGAGGACGAGATGACGGATGTGTGA